Genomic DNA from uncultured Ilyobacter sp.:
AAGACCATTAAAATTTAAATATGAACTATCTATACTTGCACCAATATATCTAAGAACTTTTTCATCTTTTAGCTTTTTCAATCTTGATAGAGTCTCTTCTTCACTTATCTCTAAAATACTTCCAATTTTTCTATAAGGAGTTTCAGTAATTTCAAAACCTGTCTGCGTAATATTCAAAAGTTTTTTATCAATATTATCCAATCACAATCAGCTCCCTTCAGGAATATATATGCACATAGGTTCTGCTTCAAGGTAATCATTTCTTAAAGAAAAAGCTCTTGCCCTACATCCTCCGCAGTTATATATATATTCACATTTTCCGCATTTCCCCTTATACAAGTCATAGTTTCTAAGCTTATTAAACAACTCTGATTCTTGCCATATTTCTGTAAAATTATAACTCTTTTTTCTTAGATCACCTGCTTCTTCCTCCATAAAGCCACATATTTGGACTTTTCCGGTATGAGAAATGAAGTAAAAACTCTTTCCTCCCAGACAGCCTTTTGATAATGGTCTTTTCAGTTCACTTACTTTTTCATTTTGTAATACTATTCTATTAAACATCGGAGCACATGTTGGATGAAAAAACATCCTGCTCTCTTTTTTCGTTTTATATACCCAATTTAAAACCTCTTCATATTGATTAGGTGAAATTTCTTGTTCTTTCATACTTTTCCCCCTTCCTACAGGAACCAGAAGAAAAGGATGAAAAGCTTTTGCTCCTAAATCAATAGCTAATTTATGAATATCGCCCAATTCTGAAATATTATTTTTATGAACTGTGGTATTAATTTGAAAATCCAGCCCATTTTCTTTAGCACATTTTGCTGCTTTCACAACTCTATCAAATGCACCTTTTTTACCTCTCAACTTATCGTGAGTATCTGGATTAGACCCATCAATACTCAAGCTTATAGTTTTAATTCCGGATTTTTTAATTTTATCAACAGAATCTATATCTAGCATATAACCGCAAGGGGCCATAACCATTTTAAGTCCCAACTTATTTCCATAAGCTGCTATCTCATAAATATCTTCTCTAAGCATGGGTTCTCCACCAGTTAATATAACAATAGGTTTACTGAGAGTAGATATACTTTCAAGTATTTTACATATCTCTTTAAAACTTAATTCATTATCAAATTTTTCTTTAGAAGCTCCTGCTCTACAATGACTACAATTCAAGTAGCAAGAACGTGTTACTTCAAAGGCTATTATTCTAGGAAGATACTCTGATTTTTCTCTGTTATTCTCCATATCCAATCTCCTTATCTGTCAAATAGCATGCTGGATCTTCATCCCAGATGTCGCCATTTTTTACTGAGGCTCTAACTCTAAAGTTTCCATTACATACATTGATCCATTTGCATTTAGAGCATCTTCCTTTTAGATATTGTTTTCGATTTCTTAATTTTTTCATTTGTGGTTCTGTTTCATCTTTCCAGATCTCGCTAAAAGGTTTTTTCTTTATATTTCCAAAGGAATAATCTCTCCAAAATTGATCTGCATAAACTTCTCCATCCCAGGATATACAGCCAATTTTTATTCCTGAATTATTTCCTCCATTTAATTTTAAAAGTTCAAAAACTTTATCTGCTTTTGCTCGATTTTCTTCTTTCATTCTTAAATATAGATATACACCGTCAGCATGATTATCAACAGTTAGTACTTCTGTTTTTAGATTGTTATCATACAATTCTTTGGTTTTATCTATTATTGTATCCACAACTTCTCTTGTTTCACTATGTGTTAAATCTTCATCAATAATCTCTTTTCCTTTTCCTGAATAAACTAAATGATAGAAACAGATTCTAGGGATTTTTTTTTCAGCAACCAAGTCAAACATATCAGGAATCTCTTTAAAGTTTTTTCTCGTTATTGTGAATCTAAAGCCTACCTTAATCCCTAATTCTAAACAATTATCAACACCCTGCATAGCTAGATCAAATGCATTTTCATTATTCCTAAATTCATTATGCATTGATCTTAAGCCATCCACACTAATTCCTACATAAGATACACCTATATTTTTTATCTTTTCAGCAACTTTCTTTGTTATCAAAGTCCCGTTTGTAGAGATAACAACTCTCATTTTCAGCTTTTTTGCATATTCCATCAACTCAAAAATATCAGTTCTATATAGTGGCTCTCCTCCAGAAAATAAAACAACAGGAACTCCATACTTTGAAAGATCTTCCAAAAGCCCTTTGCCTTCTTCTGTAGATAACTCATTAAAAGCAGTTTTTTTATTTGATTCCGAGTAACAGTGAATGCAATTTAAATTACATTGTTTAGTAACATTCCAGACTACAATGGGTCTTTTATCTTTTGAGAATTGCAATAGCTTAGAAGGAGTCGACTTATTAGAATGATATCTTAATAGATCAGATGGTTCTATTTGATCACAATATAACTTTGATATTCCAATCATAATTAATTCCTTTCCATTTCTTTAGTATTTAATATTTACTTTTACCTACCTAACACCTACCTAAAAAAAGGGTATTTCCTTTTAATTAATATGTCTTGAATTGTATAATCAACTGCAAAAAAAAACATAGATATTTCCTTGGTATAATGTATGTGCGACCAAACATTAAAAAGGAATATCTATGAGTTACAGATATTTTACCATTGATGAAAGAGAAAATATATTGAAATTTTTAGCACTAGGATTAACTTATGATCAAATAGCCAACGAGCTCAGAAAACACAAATCCAGCATAAGCATATCAACATTACTTCTCACCAATATCTTAGTAAAAATCACTTTTTACGGTAGGAAAGAGCTTCTAAAATATCCCCCCTATTTATAGACTCTCTGTTTTCCAGGTCAGCTATTGTCCTGGCAACTTTTAGAGTTTTATCATAACTTCTGGCAGATAGACCCAGACTTTCAATGGCACCTTTCAAGAGTTTCATGCTCTCACTGTCTAGCTTACAGTATTTTTTTATATCTCTTTGGGTCATATTTGAGTTTAGTTTCCCTTCCCCCATTCTGGTAGCCTGCTTTTTCCGGCCAGACTCCACTCGCTTTTTTATAGTTTCTGAAGACTCCCCTTCCCCATACT
This window encodes:
- a CDS encoding radical SAM protein; the protein is MIGISKLYCDQIEPSDLLRYHSNKSTPSKLLQFSKDKRPIVVWNVTKQCNLNCIHCYSESNKKTAFNELSTEEGKGLLEDLSKYGVPVVLFSGGEPLYRTDIFELMEYAKKLKMRVVISTNGTLITKKVAEKIKNIGVSYVGISVDGLRSMHNEFRNNENAFDLAMQGVDNCLELGIKVGFRFTITRKNFKEIPDMFDLVAEKKIPRICFYHLVYSGKGKEIIDEDLTHSETREVVDTIIDKTKELYDNNLKTEVLTVDNHADGVYLYLRMKEENRAKADKVFELLKLNGGNNSGIKIGCISWDGEVYADQFWRDYSFGNIKKKPFSEIWKDETEPQMKKLRNRKQYLKGRCSKCKWINVCNGNFRVRASVKNGDIWDEDPACYLTDKEIGYGE
- a CDS encoding radical SAM protein, which codes for MENNREKSEYLPRIIAFEVTRSCYLNCSHCRAGASKEKFDNELSFKEICKILESISTLSKPIVILTGGEPMLREDIYEIAAYGNKLGLKMVMAPCGYMLDIDSVDKIKKSGIKTISLSIDGSNPDTHDKLRGKKGAFDRVVKAAKCAKENGLDFQINTTVHKNNISELGDIHKLAIDLGAKAFHPFLLVPVGRGKSMKEQEISPNQYEEVLNWVYKTKKESRMFFHPTCAPMFNRIVLQNEKVSELKRPLSKGCLGGKSFYFISHTGKVQICGFMEEEAGDLRKKSYNFTEIWQESELFNKLRNYDLYKGKCGKCEYIYNCGGCRARAFSLRNDYLEAEPMCIYIPEGS